One region of Streptomyces capillispiralis genomic DNA includes:
- a CDS encoding 3-hydroxyacyl-CoA dehydrogenase: MTALDLSSPVAVVGTGTMGQGIAQVALVAGHPVRLYDTAPGRAREAADAIGARLDRLVEKERLTAGERDAARARLEPVDELAGLAGCALVAEAVLERLDVKQELFRALEDVVSDDCLLATNTSSLSVTAIGGALRVPGRFVGLHFFNPAPLLPLVEVVSGFATDVTYATRAYETARAWGKTPVACADTPGFIVNRIARPFYAEAFAVYESQGADPATIDAILRESGGFRMGAFELTDLIGQDVNESVTHSVWQSFFQDVRFTPSLVQRRLVESGRLGRKSGRGWYDHRDGAERPEPHTAEPAEPPAYVVAEGTLGPASELLALIREAGIQVREEDEDNGTRLVLPGGGQLVLADGQTSVEFRDVVYFDLALDYRRATRVALSHAQDTSARTVAEAIGLFQALGKKVSVIGDVPGMIVARTVARIIDLAHDAVAKGVATEEDVDTAMRLGVNYPLGPLEWSRRLGGTWACSLLDNLHECEPSGRYAPSLALYRHAYASDKREDTP, translated from the coding sequence ATGACAGCACTCGACCTCAGCAGTCCCGTGGCCGTGGTCGGCACCGGCACCATGGGCCAGGGAATCGCCCAGGTCGCGCTGGTCGCGGGCCATCCCGTCCGGCTGTACGACACCGCGCCCGGCCGGGCCCGTGAGGCGGCCGACGCGATCGGCGCGCGGCTCGACCGGCTGGTGGAGAAGGAGCGGCTCACCGCCGGCGAGCGGGACGCCGCGCGCGCCCGCCTGGAGCCCGTCGACGAGCTCGCGGGCCTCGCCGGCTGCGCCCTGGTGGCCGAGGCCGTCCTGGAGCGCCTGGACGTCAAGCAGGAGCTGTTCCGGGCGCTGGAGGATGTCGTTTCCGACGACTGCCTGCTCGCCACCAACACCTCCTCCCTCTCCGTCACCGCGATCGGCGGCGCCCTGCGCGTCCCCGGCCGCTTCGTGGGCCTGCATTTCTTCAACCCCGCGCCGCTGCTGCCGCTCGTCGAGGTCGTCTCCGGCTTCGCCACCGACGTCACGTACGCCACGCGCGCGTACGAGACGGCCCGCGCCTGGGGCAAGACGCCCGTCGCCTGCGCCGACACCCCCGGTTTCATCGTCAACCGCATCGCCCGGCCCTTCTACGCCGAGGCCTTCGCGGTGTACGAGTCCCAGGGCGCCGATCCCGCCACCATCGACGCGATCCTGCGCGAGTCCGGCGGTTTCCGGATGGGCGCCTTCGAGCTGACCGACCTCATCGGGCAGGACGTCAACGAGTCCGTCACCCACTCTGTGTGGCAGTCCTTCTTCCAGGACGTGCGCTTCACCCCCTCCCTGGTCCAGCGCCGGCTGGTGGAGTCCGGCCGCCTGGGCCGCAAGAGCGGCCGGGGCTGGTACGACCACCGGGACGGCGCCGAGCGCCCCGAGCCGCACACCGCGGAACCCGCCGAGCCGCCCGCGTACGTGGTCGCCGAGGGCACCCTGGGGCCCGCCTCGGAGCTGCTCGCCCTGATCCGCGAGGCCGGCATCCAGGTGCGCGAGGAGGACGAGGACAACGGCACCCGCCTGGTACTGCCCGGCGGCGGTCAGCTGGTCCTCGCCGACGGCCAGACCTCCGTGGAGTTCCGCGACGTCGTCTACTTCGACCTCGCCCTCGACTACCGCAGGGCCACGCGCGTCGCCCTGTCCCACGCCCAGGACACCTCCGCGCGGACCGTCGCCGAGGCCATCGGCCTGTTCCAGGCGCTCGGCAAGAAGGTCAGCGTCATCGGGGACGTCCCCGGGATGATCGTCGCGCGGACGGTGGCCCGGATCATCGACCTGGCGCACGACGCCGTGGCCAAGGGCGTGGCCACCGAGGAGGACGTCGACACCGCGATGCGCCTGGGCGTCAACTACCCGCTCGGACCCCTGGAGTGGAGCCGGCGGCTCGGCGGCACCTGGGCCTGCTCCCTGCTGGACAACCTGCACGAGTGCGAACCGTCCGGCCGCTATGCGCCGTCCCTCGCGCTGTACCGCCACGCCTACGCCTCCGACAAGCGGGAGGACACCCCATGA
- the paaN gene encoding phenylacetic acid degradation protein PaaN, giving the protein MAAELTAHELIARHRPTLDQALEAIRTRAYWSPHPEHPKAYGENGSLDMAAGKAAFDALSGTRLDYGQPGTDGWVDGETSPYGIDLGVSYPHADLDELLPAMKAGMRAWRDAGAETRAVVCLEILKRISDRTMEFAQAVMHTSGQAFMMAFQAGGPHAQDRGMEAVAYAYVEQVRTPDTAEWTKPQGKRDPLALTKQFTPVPRGIALVIGCNTFPTWNGYPGLFASLATGNAVLVKPHPRAVLPLALTVQVARQVLTEAGFDANLVALAAERPGEGIAKTLATRPEIRIIDYTGSTEFGDWLEANARQAQVFTEKAGVNTVLVESTDDYRGMLANLAFSLSLYSGQMCTTPQNLLVPRDGITTDEGPKSFDEVAADLGGAVDKLLGDDARANALLGAIVNPDVKARLEAAAGLGEVALASREIVHPEFPGAVVRTPVIVKLDGAKPDAEAAYMSECFGPVSFAVAVDSADHAADLLRRTVREKGAMTVGAYTTSPEVEEAVREVCLEEAAQLSLNLTGGVYVNQTAAFSDFHGSGGNPAANAALCDGAFVANRFRVVEVRREA; this is encoded by the coding sequence ATGGCCGCCGAACTCACCGCGCACGAGCTGATCGCCCGGCACCGCCCCACCCTGGACCAGGCGCTGGAAGCGATCCGCACGCGCGCGTACTGGTCCCCGCACCCCGAACACCCCAAGGCCTACGGGGAGAACGGCAGCCTGGACATGGCGGCGGGCAAGGCCGCCTTCGACGCCCTGTCCGGCACCCGCCTCGACTACGGCCAGCCCGGTACGGACGGCTGGGTCGACGGCGAGACCTCCCCCTACGGCATCGACCTGGGCGTGAGCTACCCGCACGCGGACCTCGACGAACTGCTGCCCGCCATGAAGGCCGGGATGCGGGCCTGGCGGGACGCGGGAGCGGAGACCCGCGCGGTGGTCTGCCTGGAGATCCTCAAGCGGATCAGCGACCGGACGATGGAGTTCGCCCAGGCGGTCATGCACACCTCAGGACAGGCCTTCATGATGGCCTTCCAGGCGGGCGGACCGCACGCCCAGGACCGCGGCATGGAAGCGGTGGCCTACGCGTACGTGGAGCAGGTCCGCACGCCCGACACCGCGGAGTGGACCAAGCCGCAGGGCAAGCGCGACCCGCTCGCCCTCACCAAGCAGTTCACCCCGGTCCCCAGGGGCATCGCCCTGGTGATCGGCTGCAACACCTTCCCGACGTGGAACGGCTACCCGGGCCTGTTCGCCTCCCTGGCCACCGGCAACGCGGTCCTGGTCAAGCCGCACCCCCGCGCGGTGCTGCCGCTCGCGCTGACCGTGCAGGTCGCCCGCCAGGTGCTCACCGAGGCCGGATTCGACGCCAACCTGGTCGCGCTGGCCGCCGAGCGGCCCGGCGAGGGCATCGCCAAGACACTCGCCACCCGCCCGGAGATCCGGATCATCGACTACACCGGCTCCACCGAGTTCGGCGACTGGCTGGAGGCCAACGCCCGCCAGGCGCAGGTCTTCACCGAGAAGGCCGGTGTCAACACGGTGCTCGTGGAGTCGACCGACGACTACCGGGGCATGCTGGCCAACCTGGCGTTCTCCCTGTCGCTCTACAGCGGCCAGATGTGCACCACCCCGCAGAACCTGCTCGTCCCGCGCGACGGCATCACCACCGACGAGGGCCCCAAGTCCTTCGACGAGGTCGCCGCCGACCTGGGCGGTGCGGTCGACAAACTGCTCGGCGACGACGCCCGGGCGAACGCGCTGCTGGGCGCGATCGTCAACCCGGACGTCAAGGCCCGCCTGGAGGCCGCCGCCGGCCTCGGCGAGGTCGCCCTCGCCTCCCGCGAGATCGTCCACCCGGAGTTCCCGGGCGCGGTGGTCCGCACCCCGGTGATCGTGAAGCTCGACGGCGCCAAGCCGGACGCGGAGGCCGCCTACATGAGCGAGTGCTTCGGCCCGGTCTCCTTCGCCGTCGCCGTCGACTCGGCGGACCACGCGGCGGACCTGCTGCGCCGCACCGTGCGCGAGAAGGGCGCGATGACCGTCGGCGCGTACACCACCTCCCCCGAGGTGGAGGAGGCGGTGCGGGAGGTCTGCCTGGAGGAGGCCGCCCAGCTCTCCCTCAACCTGACCGGCGGGGTGTACGTCAACCAGACGGCCGCCTTCTCCGACTTCCACGGCTCCGGCGGCAACCCGGCGGCCAACGCGGCGCTGTGCGACGGCGCCTTCGTCGCCAACCGCTTCCGCGTGGTCGAGGTGCGCCGGGAGGCGTAG
- a CDS encoding TrmH family RNA methyltransferase has translation MSDPDRTAGPDRTAGPERLTGPEEGSEAPTGFGARSGSVASLTPADAVSAWHRLTGTAVLLDGFHALKHAVRFGAEVRVALAADRAAALALADELAEDVRDTLAALLTEVPHETYAALVPRPHPTAVAALAVRPSRADNLRALAHTPRTAPLVVLDNPRNLGNAGAVIRLAAGFGATGVVTTGTLDPWHPTVVRGGAGLHFATAVERTAVEELPPGPLFALDPEGEDIRAMTLPDDALLAFGSERSGLSAGLRARADHLVALPMRPQVSSYNLATSVAMTLYHWSATGGAPGGPPA, from the coding sequence ATGAGCGACCCCGACCGCACCGCCGGGCCCGACCGCACCGCAGGGCCCGAGAGGCTGACCGGACCCGAGGAAGGATCCGAGGCGCCGACCGGATTCGGGGCGCGGTCAGGATCCGTCGCGTCCCTGACTCCCGCCGACGCCGTGTCCGCCTGGCACCGCCTCACCGGCACCGCCGTCCTGCTCGACGGCTTCCACGCCCTCAAGCACGCCGTGCGCTTCGGGGCCGAGGTGCGGGTCGCGCTCGCCGCGGACCGGGCCGCCGCGCTCGCGCTCGCCGACGAACTGGCCGAGGACGTACGGGACACGCTGGCGGCCCTGCTGACCGAGGTGCCCCACGAGACGTACGCCGCCCTCGTGCCGCGCCCGCATCCGACCGCGGTGGCCGCCCTGGCCGTACGACCCTCCCGCGCGGACAACCTCCGCGCGCTGGCGCACACCCCGCGCACCGCCCCCCTGGTGGTCCTGGACAACCCGCGCAACCTCGGCAACGCGGGCGCGGTGATCCGGCTGGCCGCCGGTTTCGGCGCGACCGGCGTCGTCACCACCGGCACCCTCGACCCCTGGCATCCCACGGTGGTGCGCGGCGGGGCCGGGCTGCACTTCGCCACCGCCGTGGAGCGGACGGCCGTCGAGGAACTGCCGCCCGGCCCGCTCTTCGCGCTCGACCCGGAGGGCGAGGACATCCGCGCGATGACGCTTCCGGACGACGCACTGCTCGCCTTCGGCTCCGAGCGGAGCGGGCTGTCGGCCGGACTGCGGGCGCGGGCCGACCACCTGGTGGCGCTGCCGATGCGTCCCCAGGTCTCCAGCTACAACCTCGCGACCAGCGTGGCCATGACGCTGTACCACTGGAGCGCCACCGGCGGCGCTCCCGGAGGCCCGCCCGCCTGA
- a CDS encoding HTTM domain-containing protein, whose product MNGFSPALSRLITRVTDAALGPHQTAVIRIGFSLTWLLFLLREFPHRHELYGPDGPWSWDLAEQLIATNDAFTVLLWSDSRGWFEAVYALAVLWSLLLLLGWRTRTMSVLFMVGVLALQNRSVFMGDGGDNVLHLMSVYLVFTRCGQVWSLDARRARRAAAARARGERPRDRVGPALWGVLGLSLLLATLAGRMDGDWFIPALLWTVWAAQALWWLAGRRAGTGQARILLDVVANIVHNGALFVIMAEACLIYATAGWYKIQGSRWQDGTAVYYPLHLEYFSPWPALADLLSASGTMVMLVTYATVAVQVAFPFTLFNRRVKNLLLAFMIMEHAVIAVVLGLPFFSLAMIAADAVFLPTSFLRRLGGLVARAGGRLRPRGGASILERQPPPGRPVGEEPVEAAPAPGGAPSPRT is encoded by the coding sequence ATGAACGGCTTCTCCCCGGCGCTCTCGCGCCTGATCACCCGCGTCACCGACGCCGCGCTCGGCCCCCACCAGACGGCCGTGATCCGCATCGGCTTCAGCCTGACCTGGCTGCTGTTCCTGCTGCGCGAGTTCCCCCACCGCCACGAGCTGTACGGCCCCGACGGGCCCTGGTCCTGGGATCTCGCCGAGCAGTTGATCGCGACGAACGACGCCTTCACCGTGCTGCTCTGGTCGGACAGCCGGGGCTGGTTCGAGGCCGTGTACGCGCTCGCCGTGCTGTGGAGCCTCCTGCTGCTGCTCGGGTGGCGCACCCGCACCATGTCGGTGCTGTTCATGGTGGGCGTGCTGGCGCTGCAGAACCGCAGCGTCTTCATGGGCGACGGCGGCGACAACGTCCTGCACCTGATGTCGGTGTACCTGGTGTTCACGCGCTGCGGGCAGGTCTGGTCCCTGGACGCCCGGCGTGCGCGGCGCGCGGCCGCGGCCCGCGCGCGCGGGGAGCGGCCGCGCGACCGGGTCGGGCCGGCGCTGTGGGGCGTCCTGGGTCTGTCGCTGCTCCTGGCGACGCTGGCCGGCCGGATGGACGGCGACTGGTTCATACCGGCGCTGCTGTGGACCGTGTGGGCGGCGCAGGCGCTGTGGTGGCTGGCCGGGCGCCGCGCGGGGACCGGGCAGGCGCGGATCCTGCTGGACGTGGTCGCCAACATCGTGCACAACGGGGCGCTCTTCGTGATCATGGCCGAGGCGTGCCTGATCTACGCCACGGCCGGCTGGTACAAGATCCAGGGGTCGCGCTGGCAGGACGGCACCGCCGTCTACTACCCGTTGCACCTGGAGTACTTCTCGCCCTGGCCGGCCCTCGCGGACCTGCTGTCGGCCAGCGGCACCATGGTGATGCTGGTGACCTACGCGACGGTGGCCGTGCAGGTCGCCTTCCCGTTCACGCTGTTCAACCGGCGGGTCAAGAACCTGCTGCTGGCGTTCATGATCATGGAGCACGCGGTGATCGCCGTGGTGCTCGGGCTGCCCTTCTTCTCCCTGGCGATGATCGCGGCCGACGCGGTCTTCCTGCCGACGTCCTTCCTGCGCCGGCTGGGCGGTCTGGTGGCCCGCGCGGGGGGACGGCTGCGCCCGCGCGGCGGCGCCTCAATCCTGGAGCGGCAGCCTCCGCCCGGCCGTCCCGTCGGCGAGGAGCCGGTGGAGGCGGCCCCGGCACCCGGAGGAGCGCCGAGTCCGCGCACGTAG
- a CDS encoding DUF5819 family protein → MDAYDEGSNARHGPAGQGVPDPRPALPAPPAAPPAAAPPAAPPWPEWPEGPEDLSSGPHPPADDGTGPRAEPRTGVAALSLGHRIGVALALAAVAVGVCVHLGMTFLHVAPPNTVSKEHRETIESWIYPEFEQNWKLFAPNPLQQNIAVQVRAEVRTAEGATRTTGWYDLSAQDGRAIDGNLLPSHTQQNELRRAWDFFVSTHDNDNRPVGLRGALAEAYVRRIVALRLDRADAAGPGGVVERVQVRSRTTGVQPPEWSRERISTTPVYRTLSWWHLSEDEARGGVG, encoded by the coding sequence ATGGACGCGTACGACGAGGGCTCGAACGCCCGGCACGGGCCTGCCGGGCAGGGCGTACCGGACCCGCGCCCCGCCCTGCCCGCTCCCCCGGCCGCTCCCCCAGCCGCTGCTCCTCCGGCCGCTCCCCCGTGGCCCGAGTGGCCCGAGGGCCCGGAAGACCTGTCGTCCGGTCCGCATCCCCCTGCCGACGACGGCACCGGCCCGCGGGCCGAGCCCCGTACCGGGGTGGCCGCGCTCTCGCTGGGCCATCGGATCGGCGTCGCGCTGGCGCTCGCGGCCGTGGCGGTCGGGGTCTGCGTGCACCTCGGCATGACGTTCCTGCACGTCGCACCGCCGAACACGGTCAGCAAGGAGCACCGCGAGACCATCGAGAGCTGGATCTACCCGGAGTTCGAGCAGAACTGGAAGCTGTTCGCGCCGAACCCGCTGCAGCAGAACATCGCCGTCCAGGTGCGTGCCGAGGTCCGCACGGCGGAGGGGGCGACCCGGACCACCGGCTGGTACGACCTGTCCGCGCAGGACGGCCGGGCCATCGACGGCAACCTGCTGCCCAGCCACACCCAGCAGAACGAACTGCGCCGCGCCTGGGACTTCTTCGTCTCGACCCATGACAACGACAACCGCCCGGTGGGCCTGCGCGGCGCGCTGGCCGAGGCGTACGTACGCCGGATCGTGGCGCTGCGCCTCGACCGCGCGGACGCGGCCGGTCCGGGCGGTGTCGTCGAGCGCGTCCAGGTCCGTTCGCGGACCACCGGCGTGCAGCCGCCGGAGTGGAGCCGGGAGCGGATCTCCACCACGCCCGTCTACCGCACGCTGTCCTGGTGGCACCTGTCCGAGGACGAGGCCCGGGGAGGCGTCGGATGA
- the paaA gene encoding 1,2-phenylacetyl-CoA epoxidase subunit PaaA, whose protein sequence is MATAAARDTAGSQAYDARVDTGDTGDTGDTTGHQRAFDAAVAADERIEPRDWMPDAYRATLVRQIAQHAHSEIIGMQPEANWITRAPSLRRKAILMAKVQDEAGHGLYLYSAAETLGVGRDELLDKLHSGRQKYSSIFNYPTLTWADVGAIGWLVDGAAITNQVPLCRCSYGPYARAMVRICKEESFHQRQGYELLLALSRGTPEQHAMAQDAVDRWWWPSLMMFGPPDDESQHSAQSMAWKIKRHSNDELRQRFVDICVPQAASLGLTLPDPDLKWNEERGHHDFGAIDWTEFWDVLKGNGPCNEQRLTRRRQAHEEGAWVREAAAAHAAKHSNGETGAARA, encoded by the coding sequence ATGGCGACAGCAGCCGCCCGCGATACGGCCGGCAGCCAGGCGTACGACGCACGGGTGGACACCGGTGACACCGGTGACACCGGTGACACCACCGGCCACCAGCGCGCCTTCGACGCGGCCGTCGCCGCGGACGAGCGGATCGAGCCGCGCGACTGGATGCCGGACGCCTACCGGGCCACCCTCGTGCGGCAGATCGCCCAGCACGCGCACTCCGAGATCATCGGTATGCAGCCCGAGGCGAACTGGATCACCCGCGCGCCCTCGCTGCGCCGCAAGGCCATCCTGATGGCCAAGGTGCAGGACGAGGCCGGGCACGGCCTGTACCTCTACAGCGCCGCGGAGACCCTGGGTGTCGGCCGTGACGAGCTGCTCGACAAGCTGCACTCGGGCCGCCAGAAGTACTCCTCGATCTTCAACTACCCCACGCTGACCTGGGCCGACGTCGGCGCGATCGGCTGGCTGGTGGACGGCGCCGCGATCACCAACCAGGTCCCCCTGTGCCGCTGCTCCTACGGCCCGTACGCGCGCGCCATGGTCCGCATCTGCAAGGAGGAGTCCTTCCACCAGCGCCAGGGCTACGAACTGCTGCTGGCCCTCAGCCGCGGCACCCCGGAGCAGCACGCGATGGCGCAGGACGCGGTGGACCGCTGGTGGTGGCCGTCGCTGATGATGTTCGGCCCGCCCGACGACGAGTCGCAGCACTCCGCCCAGTCGATGGCCTGGAAGATCAAGCGGCACTCCAACGACGAGCTGCGCCAGCGCTTCGTCGACATCTGCGTCCCCCAGGCCGCCTCCCTCGGCCTCACCCTCCCCGACCCCGACCTGAAGTGGAACGAGGAGCGCGGGCACCACGACTTCGGTGCGATCGACTGGACGGAGTTCTGGGACGTCCTCAAGGGCAACGGCCCGTGCAACGAACAGCGGCTCACCCGGCGCAGGCAGGCCCACGAGGAGGGCGCCTGGGTGCGGGAGGCGGCAGCGGCCCACGCGGCCAAACACAGCAACGGCGAGACAGGAGCGGCGCGAGCATGA
- the paaB gene encoding 1,2-phenylacetyl-CoA epoxidase subunit PaaB, giving the protein MTHTDWPLWEVFVRSRRGLSHTHAGSLHAPDAELALRNARDLYTRRGEGVSIWVVPSSAVTASSPDEKDPFFEPAADKPYRHPTFYEIPEGVQHL; this is encoded by the coding sequence ATGACCCACACCGACTGGCCCCTGTGGGAGGTCTTCGTGCGCTCGCGCCGGGGACTGTCCCACACCCACGCCGGCAGCCTGCACGCCCCGGACGCGGAGCTCGCCCTGCGCAACGCCCGCGATCTGTACACCCGGCGCGGCGAGGGCGTCTCCATCTGGGTCGTGCCGTCCTCCGCCGTCACCGCCTCCTCGCCCGACGAGAAGGACCCGTTCTTCGAACCGGCCGCGGACAAGCCCTACCGGCACCCCACGTTCTACGAGATCCCCGAGGGGGTGCAGCACCTGTGA
- the paaC gene encoding 1,2-phenylacetyl-CoA epoxidase subunit PaaC, giving the protein MTTTPAKDAAHTTAALALGDDALVLSHRLGEWAGHAPVLEEEVALANIALDLLGQARVLLSMAGDEDELAYLREERAFRNLQLVEQPNGDFAHTIVRQLYFSAHQYLLYTELASGDGPFAPLAGKAVKEIAYHLDHAEQWTLRLGDGTDESHRRTQRAVDALWRYTGEMFQPVEGLDADWAAADAAWLERVTETLRRATLTVPDTSRTGAWAAGAGRQGLHTEPFGRMLAEMQHLHRSHPGATW; this is encoded by the coding sequence GTGACGACGACACCCGCCAAGGACGCCGCCCACACGACGGCCGCCCTCGCCCTCGGTGACGACGCCTTGGTGCTCTCCCACCGCCTGGGCGAGTGGGCCGGCCACGCTCCGGTGCTGGAGGAGGAGGTCGCCCTCGCCAACATCGCGCTGGACCTGCTGGGCCAGGCCCGGGTGCTGCTGTCGATGGCCGGCGACGAGGACGAGCTGGCGTATCTGCGCGAGGAGCGCGCCTTCCGCAACCTCCAGTTGGTGGAACAGCCCAACGGCGACTTCGCCCACACCATCGTCCGCCAGCTGTACTTCTCCGCCCACCAGTACCTCCTCTACACCGAACTCGCCTCCGGGGACGGCCCGTTCGCCCCGCTGGCCGGCAAGGCCGTCAAGGAGATCGCCTACCACCTCGACCACGCCGAGCAGTGGACGCTGCGGCTCGGTGACGGCACCGACGAGAGCCACCGCCGGACGCAGCGGGCCGTGGACGCGCTGTGGCGCTACACCGGCGAGATGTTCCAGCCGGTCGAGGGCCTCGACGCCGACTGGGCGGCCGCGGACGCGGCCTGGCTGGAGCGGGTCACCGAGACCCTGCGCCGGGCCACGCTGACCGTGCCCGACACGTCCCGCACGGGAGCGTGGGCGGCCGGCGCGGGCCGCCAGGGCCTGCACACCGAGCCCTTCGGCCGCATGCTCGCCGAGATGCAGCACCTGCACCGCAGCCACCCGGGGGCGACATGGTGA
- the paaD gene encoding 1,2-phenylacetyl-CoA epoxidase subunit PaaD, giving the protein MVTTTPLEEELLELAGSVPDPELPVLTLRELGVVRAVHARGADSVEVELTPTYTGCPAVEAMSVDIERVLREHGVREVTVRTVLAPAWSTDDITDEGRRKLREFGIAPPRVGAASGPVRLELGPTRTLGSPPQDGPDPVRCPHCGSAETELLSRFSSTACKALRRCLTCREPFDHFKEL; this is encoded by the coding sequence ATGGTGACCACCACCCCGCTGGAGGAGGAACTCCTCGAGCTCGCCGGTTCGGTGCCCGACCCCGAACTGCCCGTGCTGACGCTGCGCGAGCTCGGTGTCGTGCGCGCGGTGCACGCGCGCGGGGCCGACTCCGTCGAGGTCGAGCTGACGCCGACGTACACCGGCTGCCCGGCCGTCGAGGCGATGAGCGTGGACATCGAGCGGGTGCTGCGCGAGCACGGGGTGCGCGAGGTCACCGTACGCACGGTGCTCGCGCCCGCCTGGTCGACCGACGACATCACGGACGAAGGGCGGCGCAAACTGCGGGAGTTCGGCATCGCCCCGCCGCGCGTCGGGGCGGCCTCCGGGCCGGTCCGGCTGGAGCTGGGGCCGACGCGCACGCTCGGCTCCCCGCCGCAGGACGGCCCCGACCCCGTGCGCTGCCCGCACTGCGGGTCCGCCGAGACCGAACTGCTCAGCCGTTTCTCCTCCACCGCCTGCAAGGCGCTGCGCCGCTGCCTGACCTGCCGTGAACCGTTCGACCACTTCAAGGAGTTGTGA
- a CDS encoding 2Fe-2S iron-sulfur cluster-binding protein produces MARFHRLRVAAVDRLTDDSVALTLAVPPHLREEYRYAPGQHLALRRTADGEEIRRTYSICSPAPEDGAPSSLRVGVRLVEGGAFSTYALKEIDLGDELEVMTPAGRFTLPPAPGLYAAIVGGSGITPVLSIVSTLLAREPRARFCLIRSDRTAASTMFLEDVADLKDRYPERLQLVTALSREEQQAGLPSGRLDRERLTGLLPALLPVEQVDGWFLCGPYGLVEGAERALRGLGVARSRIHEEIFHVDAGPAPVPTASAPTHSTVTARLDGRGGSWPVRDGESLLETVLRNRPDAPYACKGGVCGTCRAFLVSGEVRMDRNFALESEETEAGYVLACQSHPVTETVELDFDR; encoded by the coding sequence ATGGCCCGCTTCCACCGGCTCCGGGTGGCCGCGGTCGACCGGCTCACCGACGACTCCGTCGCCCTCACCCTCGCCGTCCCCCCGCACCTGCGCGAGGAGTACCGCTACGCCCCCGGCCAGCACCTGGCCCTGCGGCGCACCGCCGACGGCGAGGAGATACGGCGCACCTACTCCATCTGCTCCCCCGCCCCCGAGGACGGGGCCCCGAGCAGCCTCCGGGTCGGGGTGCGGCTGGTGGAGGGCGGGGCCTTCTCCACCTACGCCCTCAAGGAGATCGACCTCGGCGACGAGCTGGAGGTAATGACCCCGGCCGGCCGTTTCACGCTCCCGCCCGCGCCGGGCCTGTACGCGGCGATCGTCGGCGGCAGCGGCATCACCCCGGTGCTGTCGATCGTCTCGACCCTCCTCGCCCGCGAGCCCCGGGCCCGGTTCTGCCTGATCCGCAGCGACCGGACGGCCGCCTCGACGATGTTCCTCGAGGATGTCGCCGACCTGAAGGACCGCTACCCCGAGCGGCTCCAGCTGGTCACGGCGCTCTCCCGGGAGGAGCAGCAGGCGGGGCTGCCGTCCGGGCGGCTGGACCGGGAGCGGCTGACCGGACTGCTGCCGGCCCTGCTGCCCGTGGAGCAGGTGGACGGCTGGTTCCTGTGCGGTCCGTACGGCCTGGTCGAGGGCGCCGAGCGGGCGCTGCGCGGTCTGGGGGTCGCCCGCTCCCGCATCCACGAGGAGATCTTCCACGTGGACGCCGGCCCGGCGCCCGTCCCCACGGCATCCGCCCCCACGCACAGCACGGTCACCGCCCGGCTGGACGGACGCGGCGGCAGCTGGCCCGTCCGGGACGGCGAGTCCCTCCTGGAGACGGTGCTGCGCAACCGGCCCGACGCGCCCTACGCCTGCAAGGGCGGGGTGTGCGGGACCTGCCGCGCCTTCCTCGTCTCCGGTGAGGTGCGCATGGACCGCAACTTCGCGCTGGAGTCGGAGGAGACAGAGGCGGGCTATGTCCTGGCCTGCCAGTCGCATCCGGTGACGGAGACGGTGGAGCTGGACTTCGACCGGTAG
- a CDS encoding rhodanese-like domain-containing protein produces the protein MPTVRITDLKDGDFLLDVREDDEWKAGHAEGALHIPLSEFVSRYGELTEAAPQDGRVHVICRSGGRSAQVTMYLAQQGIDAVNVDGGMQVWESAGRPVVTDDGASGYVL, from the coding sequence GTGCCCACGGTCCGGATCACGGACCTCAAGGACGGCGACTTCCTGCTGGACGTCCGCGAGGACGACGAGTGGAAGGCCGGTCACGCCGAAGGGGCGCTGCACATTCCCCTCAGCGAGTTCGTGTCCCGCTACGGCGAGCTGACCGAGGCCGCGCCGCAGGACGGCCGGGTGCATGTGATCTGCCGGTCCGGTGGGCGGTCGGCGCAGGTCACGATGTATCTGGCCCAGCAGGGCATCGATGCCGTCAACGTCGACGGCGGCATGCAGGTGTGGGAGTCCGCGGGACGCCCCGTCGTCACCGACGACGGGGCGTCGGGATACGTCCTGTAG